The segment ttcaagtaAGTATTTTGGACAATTTCAAAAgatcttatatatataacttttttttgtatatctttctctatattaaatataaaataattggaTGGGGTTCAGTTTTAGTTTtctaaataccaaaattttaaattcattcaGAGTTAACCAAGTTTGGTTCGAGTTTTCACATTACCTTTTATTGGATtcggttcgttttttttttcgaattcgagttttttttgtttagccAGGGACTACAAAACAAGTGAAGAGAGTGTAGGGactaaatgtgaaaatatttcTGAATTTTCCTCACGTTAttgtttgtttctcttttatctctctctctctctaaccttTCTGGAAATTTTTGTACGTCCAAAACTCCAAAACCTTTTGGAGCAAATCGCGATCGAACTGAGGAAATCAAGAAAGCTATTCAAATGTCAGCGACGACGACGGGACCGGATTCTGCGGCCTCTCCGCCTTCTTCTCGCGTCGGTAGGGCCAATTCTGACGGAATCATCGACACGACGCCGTTACTCCCTTCCGGCGTCTCGAGAGCCGCGAGCGTCGACGGAGAGAACGGAATTCAACGATCCGCTAGGCGCCAAGGCCTCAGAGAGGCAGCGAGGTTCCTCCGCCACGCTGGAAGCCGGAGGATGATGCGAGAGCCGTCGGTGATGGTCAGAGAAACCGCAGCGGAGCAATTGGAAGAGAGGCAGAGCGATTGGGCGTATTCGAAGCCCGTGGTGTTCCTCGACATTCTCTGGAATCTCGCCTTTGTGGCGATCGGCGTCGCTGTTCTGATCCTCAGCCGCGACGAACGGCCCAATGTGCCGTTGAGAGTTTGGGTGGTTGGTTACGGTGTTCAGTGCGGGCTTCACATGGCGTGCGTCTGCGTTGAGTACAGGAGGAGGAGGTGTCGGCGGAGGAGTGACACGCGCCATGGATCGTCAGCTTCTTCGTCTCCTTCTTCGACGCAGCAGTACGTTTCGTTATCTCAATTGGAGGATACAGGAAGCACTAGGTAACGATTTTCGTCTTTCAACAGCTTTGGATCAGATTTGATCTTGAAGCAGCAGAGTTTCTtggttatataatataaaagcaATTGTGGAATCTTGGTTTCTAGGTTGATGTTAGTTGATGCTTATTGTACATGTGGATCAAAATGCAGCTTCCCTTGTGCTGTGTCCACGTTTAAGTTAGACTTGTGCTTCATTTGATGTGGAAGTTACGGCGTTTGTAGGTTATATGCAGGGAAGCAACTGTATGTACATTGATCAGTGTAGAATCTTGGTTTCTAGGTTAACGTTAGTTGATGCTTATAGTATCTGTGGATCAAAATGCAACTTCTCTTGTGCCGTGTCAACATTTAGGCTAGAAGATATTGATAACAGCTTATGTTCTTGTAATGTTTAGAAATTCATACTTGATGTAGAACATGGTTGGAACTGATCTTGTGTCAGTCTCAGAGATAGTTTAGGCGATTTTGATCCTTCTTTGTTGTTAGTTTGAGTGTTCTTTCGTTCCCATACGACTCTTTTTGATCAATGCGGAATCTTGGCTTCTAGGTTAATGTTAGTTGATGCTTATAGTATCTGTAAATCAAAATGCAACTTTGTTTACCTTCCTTTTAGGTGAATAATGATATCAGCTTATGTTCTTGTAATGTTTAGAAGTCCATGCCTGATCTTGTGTCAGAGAGTCTCAGAGATGGCCTAGTCCTTCTTTATTGTTAGTTTGAGTTTCCTTTCGTTCCTATATGACCCTTGTTGATAGTTGATGTTTAATGGTCGCAGTAATTCTGCTAAGCATCTTGAATCAGCCAACACAATGTTCTCGTTCATCTGGTGGGTAATCGGATTCTACTGGGTATCTGCTGGAGGCCAAACATTATCTAGTGATTCTCCTCAGCTCTATTggtattgtctttttttttctttgaaagttTTATCTTTTGGGGATTGTTTGTTTGAATTTGTAACTctggtgtgtttttttttaacttgcagGCTGTGTATCATATTTCTTGGTTTCGATGTTTTCTTTGTTGTATTCTGTGTTGCACTGGCTTGTGTTGTGGGTCTGGCTGTTTGCTGCTGCCTTCCATGTATAATTGCAATCTTATATGCCGTTGCCGACGAGGTTATCTCTCTTCTACTTTCATTCCCATAACAATCATATAGTTTAGATCCCTCGTTCTTTCATCCAAAGAAGATCAGTAAACCCAACTCCGAACTGGTGCAAAACAGGAGGGAGCATCGAAGAAGGACATAGATCAAATGCCGAAATTCAGATATAGAAAGATTAGCAACGATGAAAAGCTCCCTGGCGAAACTACAAATCGAGGAATAATGACGGAGTGTGGAACAGATTCACCTATCGAACGCTCGCTTACTTCAGAAGACGCGGTACTCCTCCTGATAATAGCCATTTTCCTGTGATATAAACAATGTCTCAAAAAGTGTTTAGATTGAGAAGGCGTTGCTTTCTTGTGATTCTTATGCAGGAATGCTGCATATGTTTGTGTGAATATGAAGACGGAGTTGAACTAAGAGAGCTACCTTGTAACCATCACTTTCATTGCACTTGCATCGACAAATGGCTTCACATAAACTCTCGTTGCCCGCTTTGCAAGTTCAACATCTTGAAGAATGAAAACGAAGTCTAGTTGATCATTCGTGGGATATCAATACCAGAAAGTTTTCAGGTAAAATGTAAAAACTCTGGTGCGTGTTTAAGTGTTTGTGCAGTTAGAATTGTAGATCAATGTATTGTGTATTACATTGAACTAGTGAGAAACATGTGAATTCATCCTTGGACCTGTTTTTTACTTTGGTGTGAAACATAAACTTTGTGTTTCTGGtttctattaaataaataaaaaaaaaatcaaaattttatatggGGAAGCGGTCACAAAACAAACGGCTGCGTCACGCCGTTACTGAACATGGAAACAAAAAACTTGCAATTGCAAGCTAAACGACGTCGTTGTTGGTCAAAGAAGTGTGTCGTCGTTAtgttaaatttgaatttttctaaAGCAGCATTAATGGAGTTGCCAAAACAAAAGTCAGAAAGATgggtaaaaaataaaatatgaaaagaatCTTTGTGTAAGGACGTTTTAGTCAATTCTGACCATTACTACTCGTGCGTGCTTTTCCGCGCCTCCCCTCCGCACCCCCAAAACCT is part of the Brassica rapa cultivar Chiifu-401-42 chromosome A09, CAAS_Brap_v3.01, whole genome shotgun sequence genome and harbors:
- the LOC103849820 gene encoding E3 ubiquitin-protein ligase At4g11680, giving the protein MSATTTGPDSAASPPSSRVGRANSDGIIDTTPLLPSGVSRAASVDGENGIQRSARRQGLREAARFLRHAGSRRMMREPSVMVRETAAEQLEERQSDWAYSKPVVFLDILWNLAFVAIGVAVLILSRDERPNVPLRVWVVGYGVQCGLHMACVCVEYRRRRCRRRSDTRHGSSASSSPSSTQQYVSLSQLEDTGSTSNSAKHLESANTMFSFIWWVIGFYWVSAGGQTLSSDSPQLYWLCIIFLGFDVFFVVFCVALACVVGLAVCCCLPCIIAILYAVADEEGASKKDIDQMPKFRYRKISNDEKLPGETTNRGIMTECGTDSPIERSLTSEDAECCICLCEYEDGVELRELPCNHHFHCTCIDKWLHINSRCPLCKFNILKNENEV